The Lactuca sativa cultivar Salinas chromosome 2, Lsat_Salinas_v11, whole genome shotgun sequence genome includes the window tgtgtttcaggtttcagGTTAGCGggacggcaccgacttgattgtacacaccagaggaagagttACGTTTTAAGGATCCTGGATTTTTAACTATTCAaatatggagttatgttttggaaAAATTGAACAAATGAGATTGTTTTACAAGTGTTATGAAGAATATGcattttaaaagtgaaaaatttgttttaaaatttcatgTAGTTACAAATATGCATTTTGTTTTTCTGGGCAATCGCGCATAATTGTCATGTGGAATCTAGTCAACAAGTGGTGGATGGTTGTGTTACTAAAATATAACCCAAAAAGTGTACGAaagaacaaaaccctaaaattcttGACTGAGGCGTGTGTTTAACACAGTTGCTTTAAAACAAATTCGTCCTATATGGTGCTTGTTTCCCAGGATACAATAGTAGGAAACAAATCTTCTAGATTGCTCGAACCCTTAATTGGCCCGAATTATACCTTGGTTGCAGCAAGAGAGAAAAGATGAAGCAGAAGCGTAAGAGTGGAAGATGTGTTTCAATCTCCCACCAATGTGGGATGAGTTTTAAAACCCACTTAACTCATTTATTTTCTCTTCCAATTGCCCTACTTTGACAAGTAATTTCTCACTCGTTTTTAATCCCTTTTGAACGTGTGATATATCAAAACGAAGATATCACAGAGGAGACCATGAATATATAATCAATACATTGTTTGGATTATATTTAGAGTCCAAAATTTGTGCTCAAAAATGGAGAAAATCcatttttggaaattaataaaattaattttccaacagGTTGTTCCTTGACGGCTTCAAGAGCGTTGCAAAAATCAAGCAAACCTTTGATGCAGTCGAGCAATAGTGGTGGATGTTTGTTTATTGGTGGCTTCAAGAACGTTAGAGAGAGGCATAGTAGAGAGGTGCTGGGTGGTTGGCAGTCGATGGTGACTTTAGAATAGAAGTCCGCAATGGTGTGAGTTGTTTATCCAAGAGAGTGGTTGTGCAAAGGCGATGGTGTAAAGGTTTCCAACGACGTTTGATAGTGACTTTAGATTGGTTTTTCGTTTTGAATGCAAACCTGCAACAGTAGGAGTTGTGCATCATAGAAGATGGTGCTACAAAGGAGGTTTCTAGCGGCGGTCGGTGATAGTGGCTATGCATGGATTGTGGTCCTTCAAATAATCTTAAAGAAGTGAAAATGAGACAGTTAAATTAGAGTTAGACTTTTGGAAGAGTTTGTGCATGACTACTTTtctaaattataaataataaataaaggaattttctaatatgtgtcTTAAGGGCACATATAAAAAGTATTCATTAATCACaattattaccataattaaatgtgaAATGCATTAATTATTGGAGATTATTAATGAATTAATGTATTTaacatttaattatggtaataactgtgattaattaatacttcgcacatattagaaaatcccaTAAAATGATACATAAAAATTATAAGGGCAATATAgtcaataaaaatttaaattaactAAACTTTAAAAATTTTTATATGAGTTTATATTTATAAAACACTATTAACAACTAGACCAATTACATATTACTATGGATATGTGTTTTACAAAAAGTATATGACActataaaagtaaaaataaaataaataaagttgtTAATTTCAACATTTAAACCTTCGTGTAAAATTCGTATCAATCTTAACTTAGATAATTTATTTAAGCTTTTATGAATTTAGGAGATAATATAAAGTAGGTTTACGACATTAAAGAACAAATACACGTGAATATCACCTAAACTCAATATCAAACTTATATATGTCACTCATGTTTTAACCATTTTAGCTTTTATTTTAATGTACTTTATATCGTTAAAACCAAGTAAAAGATGGGTGACAATGAATTAAATGGGACGACCAAATCATAAATCTTTCGGTTTTCTTTTTTGGTTCTGTTATCTTTCTTCTCTTATCCTCAGCGCCTGTGTGGGCCCCGCCCCCAGACCCCATACCCCAGTTATCTTATTGGGCCTCTTGTTGGGGTAAAACCCATTGTCATCATTTTGATAGACGGTGGTTATTcggaaaaagttaaaaaaaaaaagtgtaaattTAAGGAAAATATAAAAATTGTAATTTATTCTCAAAAACATTAGTTCCATTTTCAATCATATGAATGTGAAAGATATTGTAATCCGTTTTGTTATTCGTAATAAAATGAGCCTCTTCTATTATTCTATGACTTATCAGACCCAAATGTATTTCATATTTGATATCTGTATACCATATGTTGACTTTCTggattaataaaccataaggacATTTAAATCAGATTAAGACATTAACTGTGGGCATGTGTGTTGACCTTCATTGCATAATTCAAGCTAACATGTCGGTAGTCCATGTGGGTTCTTCAAATCTTCCTTATGGTTCAGAAATCAAGGGTAACTATGTCTTTTCACTTAAAAGTGTGGAGAAGCCGTGTTTTGTAATATTTGGCAAGCTACGCTTCCTGTTGCCGTATTTGGTTGATCACTGACTTTAACGAACCTCATAAATGGATAAAATAGTCGACTAACCCCACTTTCCGAGCTGGCACTTTTCAACAAATCATAAACCACCACGTGGCAAAATATCATTTGGACATGATACCTTTCTTCCCAAAACGCCCCTCTTCCAATTTCCAAAGCAACGTTCCCTTTATCATTACCCAACAAACCagatatctctctctctctctctccagaaATTTATCAGAAAAATCTAAAGGAGAGGGTATAATTGTAAATTACAAGGTATGGGAAACGCAGTGAGGTTTTTGATTGGTGAATGCTTTTCCAAGCCAACaaccggtggtggtggtggtggtaattgGGTGAATCAACAGCAAGCACAGGGGTATCAACAGCAAGCACAGGGGTATCAACAGCAATCACATGGCTACCACGGCGTTTCTCCGACCTCCGCCGGTGTCTCAGCCCTCGGTCGTGATATCCATCACTTTGAAATGACTTCCCAGGTACCAATTTAATAACAAAATCGTCCATCCACACAATTCAGCTCACCTGTAACTTCGGATTCTCGAATTTacttctttgaaagataattcaCACACATTAAAAGATCTTAATTCGTTTATCAACAAATCAACCCAATTGTGTGTTGGTGTTGCAGGTACCTGAAGGTTTGAGTAAGCATGTCGTTTCATCCAAGAAAGCTCAGTCTAACTGGTACTATTTTTACAGTTTTATCCAGAAGGGTATAAATGTAATCCTCCATTGTTCTATggttgacttttttttttgaatcttTTTACAAATGATGTATTGAAGGTTTAGCAAACTTTCCGAGGCTTTCCAACAATCAAACCCTCCTCCAAACTCACCCGAAGAGGTTTCCAGGCTCATAGTTTACACCTTAAAAAATCACAAAAAAGCCGATGttgaggtatatatatatatatatgtatatttatatctatttgtttattataacatcTTACTTTCATTTATAATATTACACCATTACACTTTCAGTTTTTTCATGATTGCATTGCTGTTTGACAAATCTACCCACTTAGAACattgtacttttatttattttttcttatttagACATTTTACTTTGGAAACTCTACTCAATTATACTAGTGAAAATTGCTTTCTATTTTGATGACATTGCAATTATTCGGTACACTTTTCAAAGTAAAACGttgtaataaaaagaaatgaaaaattaagATAAATAGGTAGCTATTTCTTACATAAAAGTATATATACAACTTGTGTATATAGATGTATGCAACATGAACTCTAAATTTAGTATTTTTGACCAACTTTGTGAAGGGGTTGTTATCTTATTATGGTCTCCCTCTACCTCATTCCACGGTTGAGGTCACTACTGCTAGCCAAGCTCCGCCAGTTCCCCATGGACTCAAGTTTGAATTAAACTCGCTTCCCGTAAGAACTTCTATACATCTTACTTTCCTTTTCAAATTACAATTTTGTATCATTGACATTTGTCTCAATCTATTCAACTGCACACCAAATGCAAACATGTCATCCAAATCTAGTCTACTACACACCAAATGTTGCACACTAAATGCAAACATGTCATATCATGTCATGTCTTATCCAAATCTTGTCTCCTGCATACCAAATGCACACCAAATCCATTCAACTGCACACCAAATGCAGACATGTCATATCATGTCATCTCTTGTCCAAATCTAGTCTACTGCACACCAAATGCAAACCTGTCCTATCATGTCATGTCCTGCGTAACAAACAGaccttaatttttttatttgaaattatttttatcttACGTGACAAAAAAAATAGGTGGATGCAAAGAGTGTTGCAGATGGGGATACGGTTACGGTTTATGTTAGTACCTTGGATCCTCGGGAGGCTGCAAATGTTCCTCGAGATGTACATGTGGCAGCAGCAGAACGCGCGAGAGCACGTGCAGAGAGGAATTACACCAAGGCAGATGCACTCCACAAGCAAATTATAAGTGCTGGATATCGGTAACTCACGTTTCACCATTTCATTATTTCTAGTTAATTATGTTTTAGAAGATGGAATCATGTAACTTGCATAATTACTAATTGTTAAATAATGCAGAATGATTGATAACCAAAACAACGAAATTCTAGCCCGCAAGTATCGTATAAGACTAAGGTAAAATACAGATTATAaaagtattttcttttttttagtAAGTTAAAAAAATCGTGTAATAATGGAACAGGGGAATCGATGCTCCAGAAAGTGCTATGCCATATGGGAAAGAGGCAAAAGAAGAACTTAGCAAGATGGTTCTGGGAAAGTGTTTGAAAGTTTATATCTTTGATGAAGATCGTTATGGTCGTTGTGTTGGTGATATTTACTGCAATGGAGTTTTTGTTCAGGTAGGTAGAACTTAAATTAAACATATGAAATTTTATGGAAGATTATACAGTTGAAAATCTGAAATGTAAACGCGAATGTTTTTAAACAAACAGGAAATGATGTTGAAGAAAGGACTTGTGTGGCACTACACAGCTTATGACAAACGACCCGAATTAGAAAAGGTAAAatcaactcttttttttttttttttttgtgtgtgtgttatttgattGAAACGTGAAcgatcttatttctgaaaattggTTCTAAAAACAGTGGGAGAAAGATGCGAGAGCTAAGAGAGTTGGGTTGTGGGCTTCAGCACATCCTGAAAAACCATGGGAATGGAGAAAGAATCGTCGTGACAATAAATAGTTTATTGTAAACAGagcaaaataaaataacaatttaTATATTTCTGATGAGAAAATGAGAACAATGAATTCCATAGAACGTTTATACAGAAAATTATAGTACTAATTTTTACAAGAAATGTAGATTGTACGTAACAGAAGTGTGCATACAAAGACTTGTATTAAAGTATATGTTATAATGTGCAAAACATGTATCAAggtatatgttattatgtgattgtaATTGCTAATATTTCCCATTAAAGATCTTTCATTCAttatgctctctctctctctctctctctctctctctctctatatatatatatatatatatatatatatatatatatatatatatatatatatatatatatatatatatatatatatatatatattagccgtttacccgcgcaaagcgacgTGTGCGGAtaaacaaaatgacataaaaaatttGTTAAATAAAATGACGAACATATAGAGATTTCTTATACCTGGGCTAGGATTAAACGTAAGACATTTTTGGCTTATTCGATTTTAATAGAAAGAAGGGAAAATAACTTAAAAGCCCAACGAAGTtttcaaaccgttcaaaaaaccccAATCATGTCTTGTTTGTTCAAaaaaacctaacaaacttaacattTTTTCTGAAAAGTCCAACTAAGTTACACTTTCCTGAAAGTCAAATAAGAGAAACAGATGACATGACTTATTATCGTATCGGAAAAATGACTTGTTAgaccaacgaagtttccaaaacGTTTAAAAAACTCCAATCATGTTTTGACTGTTAAAAAAAACCCCAATgaacttaaacaaaacaaaattgggattttttgaacggtttgaaactttgttggactttttagacaaaatgttaaattctttgggtttttttgaacagacaaaacatgattgaggttttttgaatggtttggaaacttcgttgggcttttaagtcattttccctagaaAGAAAAACAAAGGAGGAGGTAGCGAGCATGAGAGAGAACCAAGGTTTTGCGGTCAACAGCAAAACATTCATGATAGACGAATGCTAGATCAATGCGCCTCTTCCagtttatatgaaatgttttataacgtgtacatcgtattagaccgattcaaatggatatgaagaacacttggtcaaagtttgacccattcaaaatcttatcatcatcatcttatttgactttttcataaatgttgaccggataagatttagtatttaccgattcaattggatttgaggaacacttggtcaaactttgacccattcaaaatcttatcatcatcatcttatttgacttttttatAAATGTTGACCAGATAAGActtagtatttaccgattcaattggatatgaggaacacttggtcaaactttgacccattcaaaatcttatcgtcatcatcttatttgacttttttataaatgttgaccggataagacttagtatttaccgattcaattggatatgaggaacacttggtcaaactttgacccattcaaaatcttatcatcatcatcttatttgactttttcattattaTTGACAGATTCAGTATTTAGCGATTCAGTTGCATAtgaagaacacttggtcaaagtttgacccatttaaaatcttatcatcatcatcttatttgactttttcataaatattgaccggataagatttagtatttaccgattcaattggatatggggagcacttggtcaaactttgacctattcaaaatcttatcatcatcatcttatttgactttttcataaatgttgaccggataagatttagtatttaccgattcaattgtaTATGGAGAatacttggtcaaactttgacccattcaaaatcttatcatcatcatcatcttatttgactttttcatatttaACCCATTCAATTTGAAGATAAGCTTAGAAAACCTATTCAAAATTTGCctttgaccggataagatttattattctccgatgcataaaattattgtatatgatgcttaaaagcttgtatcttaaaattcagcaaaatcttgtaaatgctttttatcatcatcttatttgactttttcattattaTTGACAGATTCAGTATTTAGcaattcaattggatatgaggaacacttggttaaagtttgacccattcaaaatcttatcatcatcatcttatttgactttttcataaatgttgactggataagatttagtatttaccgattcaattggatatgaggaacacttgatcaaactttgacccattcaaaatcttgtCATCATAATCTTATttactttttcataaatgttgatcGGATAAGATTTAatatttaccgattcaattggatatgaggaatacttggtcaaactttgacccattcaaaatcttatcatcattatcttatttgactttttcatatttaACCCATTCAATTTGAAGATAAGCTTAGAAGACCTATTCAAAATCTGTGTTTGACCGGATAAAATTTATTATTCTCCGATGCATAAAATTATTGTATATGATGCTTAAaagcttgtacctcttaaaattcagcaaaatctTGTAAATGCTATTTAGggtataaagatatatatatatatatatatatatatatagttaggttcttgtgagacggcctaattttgtgagaccgtgagacgcattttttttaattttttttagttaattcaagttttgaaaataatatttaaaaaaagaatttttggatttttccatttatttttcattttaaaattattttttagaatatgtatagttaattaatattctattagaatatttcacgtatttttcaaaaaaaatggaatttttttttactttttttttagttaattcaagttacaaaaataatatttaaaaaaagaatttttagatttttctatttactttgcattttaaaattattttttagaatatgtcagtgtaatattctattagaatattttacgtattttaaaaaaaaatgggatttatttttattttatttttattctttttagttaattcaagttccgaaaataatacttaaaaaaagaatttttggatttttccatttattttgcattttaaaattatttttagatttggtctcacggtctcacaaaattagaatggtctcaaatgaacctgaacctatctctctctctctctctctctatatatatatatatatatatatatatatatatatatatatatatatatatatatatatatatatatatatatatatatatatgaatgttcaAAATTTCTTATTTTGAGAACAATTTTCAGCCACATTAAAAAAAATGTGCCTAACTTTTAATGAAGTTGAGGGTATatgcatagtttttcatttgtttACGAAATGAAAGCTATTGAACATCTATTTTAATGTATACCATCGCAGCAACACCACCTACGCCCCACCACTACTTTGCCGACCATTAATCGCACCACCATATGCCCTAATCCTCTCCGATAAGCAAAGTGAGAACATCACCGTCTCCACCACCATATATCGTAATCTCCTTCACCTCGGTTAGGGTTCAAAAGCTGATAACATATGAACAAATTTCGAACGATAAAATTCATTGCTACATAAGCGAATGTGTTGAAACTAATTGGAGCAGCGCTCCAACTCCAACAAAGCTTCAAATTGTATAGCTAATCCTCTCACACTCCCCCAAGTCCATCGATACATAAGCATCTCACAAAGGAATCATATAATTTTGGGAGAATGGAGGAGTAGTTAATAAGAAGATGTTGAATAGCTTGGACTGCTGTAATTTCTCCTTATATTCCATCGCCTTAGTTGTTTTCACGTCCGAAGAAAGACTCAAATTTAACTTCTCTGGTCTTAAGCTCTTCAGGTACTTATCTATTCTCTTTGATATGTATCACAGACGCACACCAAGTTATACATCTGAAACTGTTTTATTCGTTTTTATCGTGACAAGTATATAAGTATGCTAAGTAATAtatcaccaaagcaacttgataggatgaattatggagagaaaggattaaatatgatttattaatatattatgagaataatatattaaaggagaaatcatattgtttaattaatattagtcaataattaattggtaattagttttgtgactaaaagagattaattaaacttaagggactggaattgtaattataagataattgcaatttgggccatggattgtgttgaatcaaggggtggacgaattctaatgggaagcccataaggaaatcatccaagggcttgattaaaggagtctatgggttgcttagggcttaagcaaccaaattagggtttccttgttagataaccctaatagcctcactatatataagacccttatgaccccaaaaacgtggagaagcattcttctagggttagaacacgatttgggcagcctccatcctctatcctcttcatcctcttgcttatggtatttgtgaaccattagaggagtgacatttgtgactctaagctttctaaagtcaatacaaggagatttgggattgttattgctacacaacaatcaaggtaatatcttaaacccattcttatgttaatatgattacttaaatgctagaattagggtttatagtcttggataacttgcatgtacaatagagaaacctagatccaagcattagggtttgtatgaacacataggatgttcttaggaccaaaacccataagtggtatcagagactagattggtttctattgtattgatgctttgtatgttgaaaaaaaattcgatttttgtgtttctgggggctgaactcgtCAAGTTTTTAGATGAACTCCCCGAGTTCatgctgaactcgacgagtccatgcctgactcgacgagtcggttggtCAGtgagagggaaaaccgggatttcttgctgtttttgcttgaggatacttgccttatcatatgaaatcaatataaatccgatttttagatatatatgagtatattcttgatctaattgaagatatttatcaattaataaaatatttgtttccttttgtgataattgattaattattttgattaaattggtaaattgttttgcaagaaatcattaaagaaatcaaatatggataattatgtgattaaatgttaatttagattatttgttattttatccttgtgttatgaaatgtttcatattttcccctttaggttttatagtttaaatttgacctcaaaagttttgttgttttgaaatttaaatagttgaaaccttaatgttttgaaaaaggtttcaaaacttgccctcaagttttggaatttaaattttgattaatagtttaattttgatgtatatttagattctaaaccctaatgttttgaaacgtttcaaaacttgccctcaagttttggaatttaaaagttgattaaaagtttaattaggaatgttaaattctaaaaccctagtaatgttttgaaaagttcaaatcactcccttatggttttattaattagttaaggtgtataattaaaagaggtttaataaatccatacaagtttaggttaacaatttaattgaactaaaagtataattttaaattaaaccacctaatattttaaaagtgtaaaatacaccctatactatatatataacattaaaagtctaacattatatatatgtatgagtaaaagtcagtcttaccgttagtaggtctcattcacgaagctggtctataaggggtgtttaaggaaattgcctataaaatggcgattgaatgggtatccactcttacccaccacactcttgactagtggagggtcgttagccgaacgggtaggataggacgaaaccttccattataagtataatgaattattaaagtaactaaatgttttcataaaattcccaatcttagttacttaggcaaaagtgaattgatgcaattccatgaaattacactttgtgcccttgcaaagacgttagtggagcatgtgtggtttaccgacacactaaatggttctaagcaaaggtagcaaagggactcaatgtttgtcatagttcggtggagcgtgtgtggtttaccggcacatcgaataggtgactgtaacatgtgagggcaccatgtaagtttgcatggttattcacatccgctttgtgatcctcggcatcccagtcacaaactagcggggcatatcgagatttaaacatgccattgaaatgttcaatgaatctcataggatctaggagttttcatagatttaatacttaaatttatttttcgtttttcatggtggaaattagtgaatcgtcattcacttaccttcaaatgttctgcaatttgggttacggcatccctctcccgagttgtagaatgttgtgttgggtcctagccttagtatcttatttgggtgatttactaaggacttaatctatcaactaacttgaattcgttttctcccgttttgtatatgtcaaagttcgacaactatggtcttcccaaatcccgtgggacaagctttccacatgaagatgatattccacgattcgatcaaggaacaagaaatcatgcttcacttcctccacctcctccaataattatctctaacccacaagttcaaaggcttgaaaagttcaagatcactcaagcccttttggcaagtaaacataaagaaggaaagtcggcgtttgcacacgtcctagggatgaagtcacacattgataggttaagaatgttgggatccgttgtctgtgaggaaatggttgttgattgggttcttcagtcaattcctaaatcatatattgagttcgtaagagagtactatatgatgaaccgcgacgtgacccttatagatctcacttatatgcttattgctgctgaatcaacaatggtttggcgcaatagaaaagcaaagttgattggtgaatctgccttcaagacctctatggatatagacaacggcaacgaaagacatgctatgatcgaaaagtttgatcataagagaaaggcaatgtctgaagtagttccatgtgttgttccaaaagagtcgatttgcttttactgccaagagaaagggcattagagacaaagctgccctatttacctaagagatctaagagacgggagagtcgaaacgtatggctctaatataggtaaaatccattaactaactcttttaagcttctattctagattcttaatacataatgtgataagattacaattgatgttttgtaggatcgaagaaaagaaaggaagcttaagggaagaggcgagcagaatctaaccgtgaaggaatggattttgatcgcatttctcgaagattagattcttgagctactacttagagttagaattagatagctaagaaagatgtattagcatagtttttcaatgaattgcattgtaaggacaaaatttttccgcaataaaataaattttgattttatattatttatttatccttgcaatggcgtatatgaaaaattgatgtttgaatgtttctattattagcaataatggatttggttcttattatgttatttatggaaagtcgagaatctaccaaatagggagagtttctcatcgcccaaagtttcaattggacagaaatttggaatcacgtaacttggttgcacgatgaatgagaaatctcatatttgataattagactaattcattgacaaagtgtcaagtgaaggactaggagattgagtacacaaagttatgtgttgatcaagtctaccataagagtaacaaagatattcgtcatgatttactaaaaatttagtaaatatgattatacttacaagattaagtgtaattctaaattgattgaaaaagtttaaatcaatagcagaacgaataagaagaatcaagtaggcagaaagataaaagtttctccattctaagaagaagggagagtaccttttatgctttatgataggtcttaatgattaagaaccatatctcaattgatcctctaagtgagtctaagtacaattgcatgtctaagaagagtattcaagaattgaagaaatggttaaatcaagaagtcaatcatacttcgttccaaaacaagtcttagagttaagattgtgacattgagtgaaaagtataaagaaggtttgtaacattcatcaaatgtggaaagttgtgatgtcttggataagacaaagaccaactaggaccaatttatgaagtgttttgataaaaactacactaactcttgaatatttgtttatcaagaaatggttattgacaagagaatcttatatgtcaaggagtcagtgggagtcttaatggtcttg containing:
- the LOC111879860 gene encoding staphylococcal-like nuclease CAN1, coding for MGNAVRFLIGECFSKPTTGGGGGGNWVNQQQAQGYQQQAQGYQQQSHGYHGVSPTSAGVSALGRDIHHFEMTSQVPEGLSKHVVSSKKAQSNWFSKLSEAFQQSNPPPNSPEEVSRLIVYTLKNHKKADVEGLLSYYGLPLPHSTVEVTTASQAPPVPHGLKFELNSLPVDAKSVADGDTVTVYVSTLDPREAANVPRDVHVAAAERARARAERNYTKADALHKQIISAGYRMIDNQNNEILARKYRIRLRGIDAPESAMPYGKEAKEELSKMVLGKCLKVYIFDEDRYGRCVGDIYCNGVFVQEMMLKKGLVWHYTAYDKRPELEKWEKDARAKRVGLWASAHPEKPWEWRKNRRDNK